The following are from one region of the Silene latifolia isolate original U9 population chromosome 9, ASM4854445v1, whole genome shotgun sequence genome:
- the LOC141601660 gene encoding uncharacterized protein LOC141601660, with amino-acid sequence MGPTPIRPVMRLSRQECTEGAYSVHTFGQHTFLEALNTSATPKEGIGISGSVSHPGVGDCINMRVTENSTKTVFKLSMVYAYNDINVCGDFNCVLAHSERLGGSSSDTEIAEFQQCLTKCELVDSPAMGSLFTWNNKQEPATRVYSRLDRVLINEEWSTHMADMCAHFLPEGVFDHTPCVIKSRRQLTTHNKPFMYYNMWGKAANYTNALTTWWDIGLQKEIAAQKEYKELQAACTQFLSQKAKAAWIKDGDSNSKYFHGVIKSKFLRNQVLMIKDIHGIEFDDPHGIQEAFLNYYKDLLGTTKETVPVNVAIVRKGKVCEPRHWEILQQPVTAQEVKDAIFSIPDHKAPGHDGYSSAFFKDS; translated from the exons ATGGGGCCTACTCCTATAAGGCCTGTCATGAGATTGAGTAGACAGGAATGTACTGAAGGAGCATACAGTGTTCATACATTTGGGCAACATACATTTCTGGAAGCTCTAAATACTTCAGCTACACCCAAGGAAGGTATTGGGATAAGTGGTAGTGTCTCTCACCCTGGGGTGGGAGAT TGTATTAACATGAGAGTTACTGAGAATTCTACTAAAACTGTTTTTAAGTTGTCTATGGTGTATGCCTATAATGACATTAATG TTTGTGGGGATTTTAATTGTGTTCTTGCTCATTCTGAGCGTCTGGGTGGAAGTAGCAGTGACACTGAGATTGCTGAGTTCCAGCAGTGCCTGACTAAGTGTGAGTTAGTGGATAGTCCTGCAATGGGCTCTCTATTTACCTGGAACAATAAACAGGAGCCTGCTACTCGTGTCTATAGCAGATTAGATAGGGTTTTAATTAATGAAGAATGGAGTACCCATATGGCAGACATGTGTGCACACTTCCTCCCTGAGGGAGTTTTTGATCATACCCCATGTGTTATCAAAAGTAGGAGACAGTTGACTACTCATAACAAACCTTTCATGTACTATAATATGTGGGGTAAAGCTGCCAATTATACTAATGCTCTGACTACTTGGTGGGAT ATTGGATTGCAAAAAGAGATAGCAGCTCAAAAAGAGTATAAGGAGTTACAGGCTGCCTGTACTCAATTTTTAAGCCAGAAAGCAAAAGCAGCCTGGATAAAAGATGGTGACAGTAATTCAAAATATTTTCATGGAGTGATAAAAAGCAAGTTTTTGAGGAATCAAGTTTTGATGATTAAGGATATTCATGGTATTGAGTTTGATGATCCTCATGGAATTCAGGAAGCCTTTCTTAATTATTATAAGGATCTCCTTGGCACTACCAAAGAAACAGTCCCTGTGAATGTGGCTATTGTTAGGAAAGGGAAAGTTTGTGAGCCCAGGCATTGGGAGATCCTGCAACAACCAGTAACAGCTCAAGAAGTTAAGGATGCTATCTTTTCTATCCCTGACCACAAAGCACCTGGCCATGATGGGTATTCCAGTGCATTCTTCAAGGATTCGTAG